In Mercurialis annua linkage group LG5, ddMerAnnu1.2, whole genome shotgun sequence, a single genomic region encodes these proteins:
- the LOC126681653 gene encoding uncharacterized protein LOC126681653 — protein sequence MKMGTRFERLRDKILMKKPSTFQELMAITHKYVELDEARRTQTKQYKEDKPERYRSRGGDDRAAPVEIFSWMKNNRVMYNAPRKLHQTKRETSKYCRFHEGYGHDTDRCWDLKREIEQLIQSGVLKKFVHTEGNAEKRKPEHVDKEEANKRFKEPMGVINMIEGGEPYSKSQKKKIRKGVYSISTKTAVEELPLVTFGPEDGKHEAQLISSPSVPLVGLGGKPIRPEGMVELDIILGEAEEGPLKTMTAVFNVVDIPLAYNTILGRPFLYRCGAVTSIRWLTLKIPDEEGIVTVKGSQIAARECNLITEEKGESLNIEAFP from the exons ATGAAGATGGGAACAAGGTTTGAGCGATTGAGAGACAAGATCCTAATGAAAAAGCCTTCCACTTTCCAAGAGTTAATGGCAATAACGCATAAGTATGTAGAACTGGATGAAGCGAGAAGAACGCAGACGAAGCAATACAAGGAAGACAAACCGGAGAGATACCGCAGTAGAGGAGGAGATGACAGAGC AGCACCAGTAGAGATATTCAGCTGGATGAAGAATAATAGAGTCATGTACAACGCACCCAGAAAACTACACCAGACAAAGAGAGAGACAAGCAAGTATTGTAGATTTCATGAGGGATATGGCCATGACACAGATAGATGCTGGGATTTGAAACGGGAGATAGAACAGCTGATCCAGTCAGGAGTATTGAAGAAGTTCGTACACACGGAAGGAAATGCAGAAAAAAGGAAACCCGAGCACGTAGATAAAGAAGAGGCAAATAAAAGATTCAAAGAGCCCATGGGCGTGATCAACATGATAGAAGGGGGGGAACCCTATTCAAAGtcacagaagaagaagattcgTAAGGGCGTAtactcgataagtactaaaacAGCCGTAGAAGAGCTACCGCTAGTCACCTTCGGACCAGAAGATGGGAAGCAT GAAGCGCAGTTAATCTCCTCACCTTCCGTTCCTTTAGTGGGCTTAGGAGGAAAGCCTATCAGACCAGAAGGAATGGTAGAGCTGGATATAATTTTGGGAGAAGCAGAAGAAGGGCCACTAAAGACCATGACAGCAGTTTTCAACGTAGTGGATATTCCTTTGGCGTACAATACAATTTTGGGAAGGCCTTTCCTGTACCGGTGTGGCGCGGTTACCAGCATCAGATGGCTGACACTTAAGATTCCTGACGAAGAAGGGATAGTAACCGTGAAAGGGAGCCAGATAGCTGCACGAGAATGCAATTTGATAACTGAAGAAAAAGGCGAAAGTTTGAACATTGAGGCATTCCCTTAA